From Haloglomus litoreum, the proteins below share one genomic window:
- a CDS encoding Lrp/AsnC family transcriptional regulator: MDERDVRILKAIADLETGSPERLHEATDIPVSTIHYRLNNLREAGVIENDLYDFDLDELGLGVTVLVEVLADYSGHHEAVAEAIQEIEGVTHLFSTMGETDFVALAQLPGDDTVGELLRAFEEVPEVERTNSTYVIDTLYEDDRALSSYGIESLLSHLADE, translated from the coding sequence ATGGATGAACGCGACGTTCGCATCCTGAAGGCCATCGCGGACCTCGAGACGGGGAGCCCCGAGCGGCTCCACGAGGCGACCGACATCCCGGTCTCCACGATCCACTACCGGCTGAACAACCTCCGCGAGGCCGGCGTCATCGAGAACGATCTCTACGACTTCGACCTCGACGAACTCGGCCTCGGCGTGACCGTGCTGGTGGAGGTACTGGCGGACTACTCCGGGCACCACGAGGCCGTCGCCGAGGCGATCCAGGAGATCGAAGGCGTGACACACCTCTTCTCGACGATGGGGGAGACGGACTTCGTGGCGCTCGCGCAGCTGCCGGGCGACGACACCGTGGGGGAACTGCTCCGGGCCTTCGAGGAGGTCCCGGAGGTCGAACGGACCAACTCGACGTACGTCATCGATACCCTCTACGAGGACGACCGCGCGCTGTCGTCGTACGGTATCGAGTCGCTGCTCTCTCACCTGGCCGACGAGTGA
- a CDS encoding acyl-CoA mutase large subunit family protein, whose protein sequence is MFDEEDLEAIRTGHEEWADETYGPTVDRFGERKETFTTDTGGTEVDPLYTPADVADLDYEEDLGNPAEPPYTRGVYSTMYRGRLWTMRQYAGMGTARETNERFHYLMDEGQTGLSMAFDLPTQMGYDSDADMAQGEVGKSGVAIDSLDDFETVFDGIPLDEVSTSMTINAPASVLLAMYIAVGDKQGVDREELRGTIQNDVLKEYIARNTFIYPPEPSMRLITDIFEYAAEETPNFNTISISGYHIREAGSTAAQEIAFTLGDGIEYVEAAIEAGQDVDEFAPQLSFFFASYNNILEEVAKFRAARRMWYRIMEERFDAQKEASKQLKFHTQTAGSTLTAQQIENNVVRVAYQALAAVLGGTQSLHTNGKDEALSLPTEKSVRTALRTQQILAHESGAADTIDPLAGSYYVESLTDELEQEAFDILDEVDERGGMRQAVEAGWVQRQIQDTAFERQREIEAGERTIVGVNEYRVEDEEKAEDIEEVSEEEQERQRQNVQQLREERDGAAVEAVLEDLRAACESDENVMPYIVDAVKAYATTGEICDAMRDVFGEYRGATV, encoded by the coding sequence ATGTTCGACGAGGAGGACCTCGAAGCGATCCGGACGGGCCACGAGGAGTGGGCGGATGAGACGTACGGCCCGACGGTCGACCGCTTCGGGGAACGCAAGGAGACGTTCACCACCGACACCGGCGGGACCGAGGTGGACCCGCTGTACACGCCGGCCGACGTGGCCGACCTGGACTACGAGGAGGACCTCGGCAACCCGGCCGAGCCGCCGTACACGCGGGGTGTCTACTCGACGATGTACCGCGGGCGACTCTGGACGATGCGCCAGTACGCCGGGATGGGCACCGCGCGCGAGACCAACGAACGGTTCCACTACCTGATGGACGAGGGCCAGACCGGCCTCTCGATGGCGTTCGACCTGCCCACGCAGATGGGGTACGACTCGGACGCCGACATGGCCCAGGGCGAGGTCGGGAAGAGCGGCGTCGCCATCGACTCGCTCGACGACTTCGAGACCGTCTTCGACGGCATCCCGCTCGACGAGGTGAGCACGTCGATGACCATCAACGCCCCCGCGTCCGTCCTGCTCGCGATGTACATCGCCGTCGGCGACAAACAGGGCGTCGACCGCGAGGAGCTCCGGGGCACTATCCAGAACGACGTGCTCAAGGAGTACATCGCGCGTAACACCTTCATCTACCCCCCGGAGCCGTCGATGCGGCTCATCACGGACATCTTCGAGTACGCCGCCGAGGAGACGCCGAACTTCAACACCATCTCCATCTCCGGCTACCACATCCGGGAGGCCGGCTCGACCGCGGCCCAGGAGATCGCCTTCACCCTCGGCGACGGCATCGAGTACGTCGAGGCCGCCATCGAGGCCGGGCAGGACGTCGACGAGTTCGCCCCCCAGTTGAGCTTCTTCTTCGCCTCCTACAACAACATCCTCGAGGAGGTCGCGAAGTTCCGCGCCGCCCGGCGGATGTGGTACCGGATCATGGAGGAGCGCTTCGACGCCCAGAAGGAGGCCTCGAAGCAGCTGAAGTTCCACACCCAGACCGCGGGCTCGACGCTCACCGCCCAGCAGATCGAGAACAACGTCGTCCGCGTGGCCTACCAGGCCCTCGCAGCGGTGCTCGGCGGCACACAGAGCCTCCACACCAACGGGAAGGACGAGGCACTCAGCCTCCCGACGGAGAAGTCCGTGCGGACGGCGCTCCGGACCCAGCAGATCCTCGCCCACGAGTCCGGGGCGGCCGACACCATCGACCCGCTCGCCGGGAGCTACTACGTCGAGTCCCTGACCGACGAACTCGAGCAGGAGGCGTTCGACATCCTCGACGAGGTCGACGAGCGCGGTGGGATGCGCCAGGCCGTCGAGGCGGGCTGGGTCCAGCGCCAGATCCAGGATACGGCGTTCGAGCGCCAGCGCGAGATCGAGGCCGGCGAGCGGACCATCGTCGGCGTCAACGAGTACCGTGTCGAGGACGAGGAGAAGGCCGAGGACATCGAGGAGGTCTCGGAGGAGGAACAGGAGCGCCAGCGCCAGAACGTCCAGCAGCTCCGCGAGGAGCGCGACGGCGCGGCCGTCGAGGCCGTGCTGGAGGACCTTCGCGCGGCCTGCGAATCCGACGAGAACGTGATGCCGTACATCGTCGACGCGGTCAAGGCATACGCGACGACGGGCGAGATCTGTGACGCGATGCGGGACGTGTTCGGTGAGTACCGTGGGGCGACGGTCTGA